A genome region from Hippopotamus amphibius kiboko isolate mHipAmp2 chromosome 1, mHipAmp2.hap2, whole genome shotgun sequence includes the following:
- the TXNDC15 gene encoding thioredoxin domain-containing protein 15 isoform X2: MSEEVPSREPVGQDSSAEEAEAVLGLDAGGDHMVMLSVIPGETKDKLSPEPSGGTCGAGGEEDSSCNLQESLFSLDSTGANFLEREEEYYAEPEVVESDPAPPEDSNTTESLKSPKVNCEERNVTGLENFTLKILNMSQDLMDFLNPNASDCTLVLFYTPWCRFSASLAPHFNSLPRAFPSLHFLALDASQHSSLSTRFGTVAVPNILLFQGAKPMARFNHTDRTLETLKIFIFNQTGIEAKKNVVITQADQIGPLPSTLIKSVDWLLVFSLFFLISFIMYATIRTESIRWLIPGQEQEHAE, encoded by the exons ATGAGTGAGGAGGTGCCTTCCCGTGAGCCAGTGGGCCAGGACTCGTCTGCAGAAGAGGCCGAGGCGGTGCTGGGGCTGGATGCCGGTGGTGACCACATGGTGATGTTGTCTGTGATTCCTGGGGAAACCAAGGACAAACTGAGCCCAGAGCCCAGTGGCGGCACGtgcggggctggaggggaggaggactCCAGCTGCAACCTCCAGGAGAGCCTCTTCTCTCTGGACAGCACTGGAGCAAACTtcctggagagagaagaggagtaCTACGCGGAGCCCGAAGTGGTGGAATCCGACCCCGCCCCGCCAGAGGACTCCAACACCACCGAAAGTCTGAAATCCCCAAAGGTGAACTGCGAGGAGAGAAATGTGACAGGATTAGAAAATTTCactctgaaaattttaaatatgtcacaG GACCTTATGGATTTTCTCAACCCAAACGCTAGTGACTGCACCCTAGTCCTGTTTTACACCCCTTGGTGCCGATTTTCTGCCAGTTTGGCTCCTCATTTTAATTCTCTGCCCCGGGcatttccatctcttcactttttgGCACTGGATGCATCTCAGCACAGCAG CCTTTCTACGAGGTTTGGCACCGTAGCCGTTCCTAACATCTTGTTATTTCAAGGAGCTAAACCAATGGCTAGATTTAATCATACAGATCGAACACTGGAAACGctgaaaatcttcatttttaaccAGACAG gTATAGAAGCCAAGAAAAATGTGGTGATAACTCAAGCTGACCAAATAGGCCCTCTTCCCAGCACTTTGATAAAAAGTGTGGACTGGTTGCttgtattttccttattctttttaattagttttattaTGTACGCTACCATTCGAACTGAGAGTATTCGGTGGTTAATTCCAGGACAAGAGCAGGAACATGCGGAGTAG